A window of the Nycticebus coucang isolate mNycCou1 chromosome 3, mNycCou1.pri, whole genome shotgun sequence genome harbors these coding sequences:
- the LOC128582217 gene encoding olfactory receptor 10H1, translated as MTFLYLVADVSLAHAASCTASMQGANGSVVTEFILVGFSTFPHLQLMFFLLFLMMYLFTLLGNLLIMATIGIERSLHMPMYLLLCALSISEVLYTVAIIPRMLADLLSSCHSISLLACASQMFFSFTFGFTHSFLLTLMGYDRYVAICHPLRYNMLMSPRGCACLVGWSWAGGSVMGLVVTTAIFQLTFCGPSEIHHFACHVPPLLKLACGDEVPLVAKGVGLVCIMALLGCFLLILLSYAFIVATILKIPSAEGQQKAFSTCASHLTVVVVHYGFASVIYLKPEGPQSLEGDTLMGITYTVLTPFLSPIIFSLRNKELKNAMKKTFLSKLYPEKNVMI; from the coding sequence ATGACCTTTCTTTATCTTGTAGCTGATGTCTCCCTGGCACACGCTGCCTCATGCACAGCCTCCATGCAGGGAGCCAATGGCTCGGTGGTGACTGAATTCATCCTGGTCGGTTTCTCCACCTTCCCTCATCTTCAGCTGATGTTCTTCCTCCTGTTCCTGATGATGTACCTTTTCACGCTGCTGGGCAACCTGCTCATCATGGCCACCATAGGGATCGAGCGCAGCCTGCACATGCCCATGTACCTCCTCCTGTGCGCCCTCTCCATCTCCGAGGTCCTCTACACCGTGGCCATCATCCCACGCATGCTGGCCGACCTGCTCTCCTCCTGCCACTCCATCAGCCTCCTGGCCTGTGCCAGCCAAATGTTCTTCTCCTTCACATTCGGCTTCACCCACTCCTTCCTGCTCACCCTCATGGGCTACGACCGCTACGTTGCCATCTGTCACCCCCTGCGCTACAACATGCTCATGAGCCCCCGGGGCTGTGCCTGTCTGGTGGGCTGGTCCTGGGCTGGTGGCTCAGTCATGGGGCTGGTGGTGACCACGGCCATTTTCCAGCTCACCTTCTGTGGACCCAGTGAGATCCACCATTTTGCTTGCCATGTGCCACCTCTGTTGAAGTTGGCCTGTGGAGATGAGGTACCACTGGTGGCCAAGGGCGTGGGCCTGGTATGCATCATGGCTCTGCTGGGCTGctttctcctcatcctcctctcctACGCCTTCATTGTGGCCACCATCCTGAAGATCCCGTCTGCTGAAGGTCAACAAAAGGCCTTCTCCACATGCGCATCTCACCTCACTGTGGTGGTTGTGCACTATGGCTTTGCCTCTGTCATCTACCTCAAACCCGAAGGTCCCCAGTCTCTGGAGGGAGACACCTTGATGGGCATTACATACACAGTCCTCACACCCTTTCTCAGCCCCATTATCTTCAGCCTCAGGAACAAGGAGCTGAAGAATGCCATGAAGAAGACTTTCCTCAGCAAACtatacccagaaaaaaatgtaatgatcTGA